In the Deferribacter desulfuricans SSM1 genome, ATAAAAGCTAAAACTGATGCAAATAAGCCTACATATAATATAACAATTATATTTTTATAATTTAATTCGAAATATTTATTTGAAGCTAAATAAATAGGTAGTAAAAAGATAAGTCCGATAAAAATAATAGTTTCTAAAAAAACGAGAGGATTTAATCTATTATCTAAATTTTTAAGTAAAACAGAATATAATGCCCAGCTTAGAGCAGCAAGTAACACAAGAAGATCACCAGGGTTTATTTTTAATTTAAGTATAGATGTAAGATCTCCATGTGTAATTATAATAGCTACACCAATAAGTGATATTATAGCACCTAAAATCTGGAGTTTTTTAGCTTTTAATTTATGGAGGAAAAATGAAATAATAAAAATTAGTATTGGTACAAAGGAATTGATTAGTAATGCATTTATCGCTGTGGTATAGTGCATTGCTTTATAAATCAATGTATTAAATAAAGTTACACCTAAAAAT is a window encoding:
- a CDS encoding DMT family transporter, whose amino-acid sequence is MAYILLSLSALFWAGNFVIGKWVSTSIPPVALVFWRWVVAFLILLPFTLKKLIHQKDIIKDNLKLLTVFGFLGVTLFNTLIYKAMHYTTAINALLINSFVPILIFIISFFLHKLKAKKLQILGAIISLIGVAIIITHGDLTSILKLKINPGDLLVLLAALSWALYSVLLKNLDNRLNPLVFLETIIFIGLIFLLPIYLASNKYFELNYKNIIVILYVGLFASVLAFICWNRGIREVGANKGGNFVHLMPVFGTIMSVFLLGEHFYTYHIIAIVLVFSGILLNITTKK